From Anomalospiza imberbis isolate Cuckoo-Finch-1a 21T00152 chromosome 22, ASM3175350v1, whole genome shotgun sequence, a single genomic window includes:
- the SNF8 gene encoding vacuolar-sorting protein SNF8 isoform X2, with translation MHRRGVGAGAIARRKLTEAKYKERGTVLAEDQLAQMSKQLETFRTHLQAFASKHKQEIRRSPEFRLQFQDMCATIGVDPLASGKGFWAEVLGVGDFYYELGVQIIEVCLALRHRNGGLITLEELQQQVLKGRGKFAQDVSADDLIRAIKKLKVLGSGFGIIPVGGTFLVQSVPAELNMDHTVVLQLAEKKGFVTVSEIRASLKWETERAKQEHLLKEGMAWLDAQAPAEPQFWLPALFSELHAQDSAAGP, from the exons atgCACCGGCGGGGGGTGGGGGCGGGGGCGATCGCCAGGAGGAAACTGACCGAG gccAAGTACAAGGAGCGAGGGACGGTGCTGGCCGAGGATCAGCTGGCCCAG ATGTCCAAGCAGCTGGAGACGTTCCGCACGCACCTGCAGGCCTTTGCCAGCAAGCACAAGCAGGAGATCCGGCGCAGCCCCGAGTTCCGCCTGCAGTTCCAGGACATGTGCGCCACCATCGGCGTGGACCCGCTGGCCT CTGGAAAAGGCTTCTGGGCCGAGGTGCTTGGGGTCGGCGACTTCTACTACGAGCTGGGGGTGCAGATCATCGAGGTGTGCCTGGCGCTGCGGCACCGCAACGGAG ggctgatcacgctggaggagctgcagcagcaggtgctgaAGGGCCGCGGGAAGTTCGCGCAGGACGTCAGCGC GGATGATCTGATCCGGGCCATCAAGAAGCTGAAGGTTTTGGGGAGCGGCTTTGGGATCATCCCGGTGGGGGGAACGTTCCTGGTGCAGTCGGTGCCGGCCGAGCTGAACATGGATCACACGGtggtgctgcagctggcagag aaaAAGGGATTTGTGACAGTCAGCGAGATCCGGGCCAGCCTCAAGTGGGAGACGGAGCGAGCGAAGCAG GAGCACCTGCTGAAGGAGGGCATGGCCTGGCTGGACGCGCAGGCCCCGGCCGAGCCGCAGTTCTGGCTGCCCGCGCTCTTCTCCGAGCTCCACGCCCAGGACAGCGCAGCCGGGCCCTGA
- the SNF8 gene encoding vacuolar-sorting protein SNF8 isoform X3, protein MHRRGVGAGAIARRKLTEAKYKERGTVLAEDQLAQAFASKHKQEIRRSPEFRLQFQDMCATIGVDPLASGKGFWAEVLGVGDFYYELGVQIIEVCLALRHRNGGLITLEELQQQVLKGRGKFAQDVSADDLIRAIKKLKVLGSGFGIIPVGGTFLVQSVPAELNMDHTVVLQLAEKKGFVTVSEIRASLKWETERAKQVLEHLLKEGMAWLDAQAPAEPQFWLPALFSELHAQDSAAGP, encoded by the exons atgCACCGGCGGGGGGTGGGGGCGGGGGCGATCGCCAGGAGGAAACTGACCGAG gccAAGTACAAGGAGCGAGGGACGGTGCTGGCCGAGGATCAGCTGGCCCAG GCCTTTGCCAGCAAGCACAAGCAGGAGATCCGGCGCAGCCCCGAGTTCCGCCTGCAGTTCCAGGACATGTGCGCCACCATCGGCGTGGACCCGCTGGCCT CTGGAAAAGGCTTCTGGGCCGAGGTGCTTGGGGTCGGCGACTTCTACTACGAGCTGGGGGTGCAGATCATCGAGGTGTGCCTGGCGCTGCGGCACCGCAACGGAG ggctgatcacgctggaggagctgcagcagcaggtgctgaAGGGCCGCGGGAAGTTCGCGCAGGACGTCAGCGC GGATGATCTGATCCGGGCCATCAAGAAGCTGAAGGTTTTGGGGAGCGGCTTTGGGATCATCCCGGTGGGGGGAACGTTCCTGGTGCAGTCGGTGCCGGCCGAGCTGAACATGGATCACACGGtggtgctgcagctggcagag aaaAAGGGATTTGTGACAGTCAGCGAGATCCGGGCCAGCCTCAAGTGGGAGACGGAGCGAGCGAAGCAGGTGCTG GAGCACCTGCTGAAGGAGGGCATGGCCTGGCTGGACGCGCAGGCCCCGGCCGAGCCGCAGTTCTGGCTGCCCGCGCTCTTCTCCGAGCTCCACGCCCAGGACAGCGCAGCCGGGCCCTGA
- the HOXB13 gene encoding homeobox protein Hox-B13: MQPPGLEGLLAPGGFAGGQPRGLLPPPPPPPPPPPPPPPPPGPSPPPGMNPGFPPEAPPEPPKPPPGAAAASAPLPYGYFGSGYYSCRVARGSLKAGPGHQGPFAATEKFLEPPGASEDFQSRPAEFAFYPGYGAPYPPVAARGYLDVPVVPALGEPRHEALLPADGGYQQPWALGGGWPGQMCCAKEQGPAGFVLKAAFAEAAGPCAPAGCALRRGRKKRVPYSKGQLRELEREFAASRFITRERRRKVAAATGLSERQITIWFQNRRVKEKKALAKGKAGTAGTA, encoded by the exons ATGCAGCCCCCGGGCCTCGAGGGGCTCCTGGCTCCGGGCGGCTTCGCGGGCGGCCAGCCCCGGGGGCTGctgcctccccctcctcctcctcctcctcctcctcctcctcctcctcctcctcccggcCCTTCGCCTCCCCCCGGGATGAACCCCGGCTTCCCCCCGGAGGcgcccccggagccccccaAGCCGCCtccgggcgccgccgccgcctccgcgcCGCTGCCCTACGGCTACTTCGGCAGCGGCTACTACTCGTGCCGCGTGGCTCGCGGCTCGCTCAAGGCCGGCCCGGGCCACCAGGGTCCCTTCGCGGCCACCGAGAAGTTCCTGGAGCCGCCCGGGGCCAGCGAGGACTTCCAGAGCCGCCCCGCGGAGTTCGCCTTCTACCCGGGCTACGGCGCGCCCTACCCGCCCGTGGCCGCCCGTGGCTACCTGGACGTGCCGGTGGTGCCCGCGCTGGGCGAGCCCCGGCACGAGGCTCTGTTGCCCGCGGACGGCGGctaccagcagccctgggcgCTGGGCGGCGGCTGGCCCGGGCAGATGTGCTGCGCCAAGGAGCAGGGCCCGGCCGGCTTCGTGCTGAAAGCCGCCTTCGCAG AGGCGGCGGGCCCGTGTGCCCCGGCGGGCTGCGCGCTGCGGCGGGGCCGCAAGAAGCGCGTTCCGTACAGCAAGGGGCAGCTGCGGGAGCTGGAGCGCGAGTTCGCCGCCAGCCGCTTCATCACCCGCGAGCGCCGCAGGAAGGTGGCGGCCGCCACCGGCCTGAGCGAGCGGCAGATCACCATCTGGTTCCAGAACCGCCGCGTCAAGGAGAAGAAAGCGCTGGCCAAGGGCAAGGCCGGCACCGCCGGCACCGCCTGA
- the UBE2Z gene encoding ubiquitin-conjugating enzyme E2 Z, translated as MAESPAAEDAAPAPAAVLAAGGGGSASPSAAGAAGTPGVFIPAELWAAAGFGAAAAPGTGVAPGSGGAPMAAAAAAGAALLTHSAFWDPTVSGDWDSERPSPACLLRIKRDIMSIYKEPPPGMFVVPDPHDMTKIHALITGPFDTPYEGGFFLFLFRCPPDYPIHPPRVKLMTTGNNTVRFNPNFYRNGKVCLSILGTWTGPAWSPAQSISSVLISIQSLMTENPYHNEPGFEQERHPGDSKNYNECIRHETIRVAVCDMLEGKCPCPEPLRGVMEKSFMEYLDFYEGVCKERLHLQGQSMQDPFGEKRGHFDYQALLGRLQALRARLQERHQQDSADMDSESSSSEPEPEPQGCPKA; from the exons ATGGCGGAGAGCCCGGCGGCCGAGgacgcggccccggccccggccgcggtgctggcggcgggcggcggcggcagcgcctcgcccagcgccgccggcgccgcGGGGACCCCCGGCGTCTTCATCCCCGCCGAGCTCTGGGCGGCGGCGGGCTTcggcgcggccgcggcgccCGGCACCGGCGTGGCccccggcagcggcggcgccccgatggcggcggcggcggcggcgggggccgcgcTCCTCACGCACTCCGCCTTCTGGGACCCCACGGTCAGCGGCGACTGGGACAGCGAGCGGCCCAGCCCGGCCTGCCTGCTGCGGATCAAACG GGATATCATGTCCATTTACAAGGAGCCGCCGCCGGGAATGTTCGTGGTGCCCGACCCCCACGACATGACCAAG ATCCACGCGCTGATCACGGGCCCGTTCGACACCCCCTACGAGGGCGGCTTCTTCCTGTTCCTGTTCCGCTGCCCCCCGGACTACCCCATCCACCCGCCCCGCGTCAAGCTCATGACCACAGGCAACAACACCGTGCGCTTCAACCCCAACTTCTACCGCAACGGCAAGGTCTGCCTCAGCATCCTGGG cacGTGGACAGGCCCAGCCTGGAGCCCTGCCCAGAGCATCTCCTCGGTGCTGATCTCCATCCAGTCCCTGATGACCGAGAACCCGTACCACAACGAGCCCGGCTTCGAGCAG GAGCGGCACCCCGGGGACAGCAAGAACTACAACGAGTGCATCCGGCACGAGACCATCCGCGTGGCTGTGTGTGACATGCTGGAggggaagtgtccctgccccgAGCCCCTCCG gggcgTCATGGAGAAATCCTTCATGGAGTACCTGGACTTCTACGAGGGCGTGTGCAAGGAGCGGCTGCACCTGCAGGGCCAGAGCATgcag GACCCTTTCGGGGAGAAGCGCGGCCACTTTGACTACCAGGCGCTGCTGGGGCGGCTGCAGGCGCTGCGGGCGCGGCTGCAGGAGCGGCACCAGCAGGACAGCGCCGACATGGACTCGGAGAGCAGCTCCTCGgagcccgagcccgagccccagggctgccccaagGCCTAG
- the SNF8 gene encoding vacuolar-sorting protein SNF8 isoform X4, producing the protein MSKQLETFRTHLQAFASKHKQEIRRSPEFRLQFQDMCATIGVDPLASGKGFWAEVLGVGDFYYELGVQIIEVCLALRHRNGGLITLEELQQQVLKGRGKFAQDVSADDLIRAIKKLKVLGSGFGIIPVGGTFLVQSVPAELNMDHTVVLQLAEKKGFVTVSEIRASLKWETERAKQVLEHLLKEGMAWLDAQAPAEPQFWLPALFSELHAQDSAAGP; encoded by the exons ATGTCCAAGCAGCTGGAGACGTTCCGCACGCACCTGCAGGCCTTTGCCAGCAAGCACAAGCAGGAGATCCGGCGCAGCCCCGAGTTCCGCCTGCAGTTCCAGGACATGTGCGCCACCATCGGCGTGGACCCGCTGGCCT CTGGAAAAGGCTTCTGGGCCGAGGTGCTTGGGGTCGGCGACTTCTACTACGAGCTGGGGGTGCAGATCATCGAGGTGTGCCTGGCGCTGCGGCACCGCAACGGAG ggctgatcacgctggaggagctgcagcagcaggtgctgaAGGGCCGCGGGAAGTTCGCGCAGGACGTCAGCGC GGATGATCTGATCCGGGCCATCAAGAAGCTGAAGGTTTTGGGGAGCGGCTTTGGGATCATCCCGGTGGGGGGAACGTTCCTGGTGCAGTCGGTGCCGGCCGAGCTGAACATGGATCACACGGtggtgctgcagctggcagag aaaAAGGGATTTGTGACAGTCAGCGAGATCCGGGCCAGCCTCAAGTGGGAGACGGAGCGAGCGAAGCAGGTGCTG GAGCACCTGCTGAAGGAGGGCATGGCCTGGCTGGACGCGCAGGCCCCGGCCGAGCCGCAGTTCTGGCTGCCCGCGCTCTTCTCCGAGCTCCACGCCCAGGACAGCGCAGCCGGGCCCTGA
- the SNF8 gene encoding vacuolar-sorting protein SNF8 isoform X1 — protein MHRRGVGAGAIARRKLTEAKYKERGTVLAEDQLAQMSKQLETFRTHLQAFASKHKQEIRRSPEFRLQFQDMCATIGVDPLASGKGFWAEVLGVGDFYYELGVQIIEVCLALRHRNGGLITLEELQQQVLKGRGKFAQDVSADDLIRAIKKLKVLGSGFGIIPVGGTFLVQSVPAELNMDHTVVLQLAEKKGFVTVSEIRASLKWETERAKQVLEHLLKEGMAWLDAQAPAEPQFWLPALFSELHAQDSAAGP, from the exons atgCACCGGCGGGGGGTGGGGGCGGGGGCGATCGCCAGGAGGAAACTGACCGAG gccAAGTACAAGGAGCGAGGGACGGTGCTGGCCGAGGATCAGCTGGCCCAG ATGTCCAAGCAGCTGGAGACGTTCCGCACGCACCTGCAGGCCTTTGCCAGCAAGCACAAGCAGGAGATCCGGCGCAGCCCCGAGTTCCGCCTGCAGTTCCAGGACATGTGCGCCACCATCGGCGTGGACCCGCTGGCCT CTGGAAAAGGCTTCTGGGCCGAGGTGCTTGGGGTCGGCGACTTCTACTACGAGCTGGGGGTGCAGATCATCGAGGTGTGCCTGGCGCTGCGGCACCGCAACGGAG ggctgatcacgctggaggagctgcagcagcaggtgctgaAGGGCCGCGGGAAGTTCGCGCAGGACGTCAGCGC GGATGATCTGATCCGGGCCATCAAGAAGCTGAAGGTTTTGGGGAGCGGCTTTGGGATCATCCCGGTGGGGGGAACGTTCCTGGTGCAGTCGGTGCCGGCCGAGCTGAACATGGATCACACGGtggtgctgcagctggcagag aaaAAGGGATTTGTGACAGTCAGCGAGATCCGGGCCAGCCTCAAGTGGGAGACGGAGCGAGCGAAGCAGGTGCTG GAGCACCTGCTGAAGGAGGGCATGGCCTGGCTGGACGCGCAGGCCCCGGCCGAGCCGCAGTTCTGGCTGCCCGCGCTCTTCTCCGAGCTCCACGCCCAGGACAGCGCAGCCGGGCCCTGA